In Cicer arietinum cultivar CDC Frontier isolate Library 1 chromosome 7, Cicar.CDCFrontier_v2.0, whole genome shotgun sequence, the genomic window taattatattgagTGGACCAGTAGTGGAGGCTTCACAGTGAAGAAAGAGGTTGGAAGAGAGAGAAATCAAGTGTGAAAAACCATGATATTATCATGAAGGTCATTTTAATCTAACGGTTAAATTTACTCTTGCACCGTGCACCACATCTATCACTCGTGCGCGGTAGCATCAGCCTCTTCTATGATCAAAATGGGTTACAAGTTTATGTAATAgtactttttaaaaaagaaaaaactttatataatcatattttttaggaAAGGGGATAATGAATGTTTTTAAGGAAACTGTATAATATTTCCAAATTCTAAATTATTCCataatgtataatatatttttttagaaactgtgtaattcatatttttttaggaaAGTGTATAATATTTTCAGATTCTAAATTATTCTACAATTGTTTTTGTGAactgtatttattttatgttaacagtttctttataaatataaactattatattaaattataaaaccaTTAATATGTACATTATATGagtataaaagattaaaaaaaatcatttgtttaactttatagatataatattttaaatgaaatttcatAATGAATATCAATAGTAAATAATGATTACAAAATGATAAATGTAATTTCTGTCTCACCCTTTATATcctattatattaaaaataaaaaatacaatgattttttttaatgttgttttggacaAATTATATTCcaccagttttttttttttgtgtgacaCCAATTATATTgtaatcaaattatatattgcaaaaaaaaattacatattataaattatttatatatttgtgttatttaatcaTCAAAATACATATATCGTATGTTATCACATatgtttgtataaaaaaatttattttctacaaCTTACACgcatttcaaatatataaacaaaaataaaatggcACTATATTCATGTAAAAATATGATGATATTAGAAAATTattctcttatttatattaagttAAGAGTTCTgttattttaacataaaatttacattaaaattcgacaataatttaataaagtttaaatatgtaGTTAGTTATATTTACTACATGATTAATGTTGATTAGAAACTAGCCATACTTTTAAAGTAAATGTCGATGGAACTCATCAACATTTGTTCAAAATGTCATTCTATGATGGTCTTGTGCGTGATTGCAATGGTAATTATATTGAAGGTTTCTATGATAACATTGGAGCCAAAAACGTCTTTTTAGCATAAGCTTGGAGTCTTTTCACGGTGTGGTGTTTTgtgtggcttgcaatatgaaacTTAAGAATGTTAGGTTTGAGTGCATTTATTAACATGGTTTATGGTTCATGTTTCTCTTTGGAGCATTTCTCTTAGTTACATTTTCatataagtaaataattttattgattttcttgCTAAATTGTGTATCTCTTTACATATCGGGTTAAGTAGCTCCTCTACTTTTAATTAATCATCtactaaatataattaactaCAAGATATTGCAACATATTAACTATttactaaatataattaacttcAAAATATACTcgatatttttcaaaattatgttgaaatatacataatttttcGGATGTTAATTATACTCGATATTTTTTaaccacaatttaaattcaaatatacattttatatttgacCCATTAGCATAACCTTGTCCTCACACCTCAAATAGGCCAACATCAAGATTTTTCAATCCATTCACATAAAAAAGATTGTACCATTCACattcaaaaatcctaaaaaagGTTCATCAATAGTAACAGAATTTGAAAAAACATCGCCATAtcttattatcaaaatatttgttattggtGACTAATATCATAAGTGCACactgaaaaatattttgctTGCTTGATTTttctaatgattttattttgattggtaTTAACTTATTGCGTATGTTATGCCTAATATAATTAAAGTGAATCTTATCATCATCTATAATACATGTGTCATGGGCAGTTGAAtcaaattcaactaatatttcaattaaatccaaaaaaaatcCATTTTGGTACAATATCATACTAAAACCACGAAAGACCAACTTATGTCTAACAAGTAATTTTAGTAtcgaaataattatttttaaaacatctttttaatgtttattttctttctaattaGTTTGTATTTGAGCCATTTTATCAATAGTTAAACCATTTTTCAACCTTTGACACAACTCAAATTATGACTCATAGTGGTGGGTGGAGAGAGAAGATGATAGTTGAGAAAAATTAGGTTTAATCTCAGATAAAGATAGTACCCgtttataaaatgaatatttattttaaacataagGTAAAAATACAAAACTACAAAgtggtaaatataaaaaattaatgatacaaatacaatttttcaaagttcAGGTGtactgtaaaaaaaattgggacCTTTCTAATTGAGGGTCTATGTCAATGTTCTAATTGTACATGGTTATAATCTGCCCTAAAAATCGTAGTTAATTGTAGCAAGTGGATGATAAATGAGTTGCGATAAatgattatatttattaatgactcactcaatataattaatcacatatttaaataactGTAACTATTTAACTTATTTAACTTGTTGTGGTATCTTgatatctaatttatttattttttatagattaatGTTAGGAGTTACTTATGTTAACATGTTTACACCACTTAActctaatttatatatatatttaaataaatgaggTAATTCAgcattcattaaaaattaaacttagattcttgtaaataaaataaaaaaaacttagacTGAATCTGGTTATTTCTCAACAAGTGTAGCTTTTTTGAATTGAATGAATTATGTAGGAGACGTCCAAAAATTTTGAAGTGAGTGATAGTTTTAGTTATACTTTCGGAAAGCATCCACCGCCGGTTACTCTGTACACcactattcaattaaataaatatttcaccGGCCATTGAAATAGTTCTCGGTAAAAAGaacccaaaataaaaattcattgtAATTTGTAATCTTTATCTCATGTAAATTTACGCTTTGTAATTTTGGTGCTCTTCTTGGTACTCCTTGAACCAAGAGTTGggtttattaatatatttttagtatctTGAAAAAAGccaatgatattttatattattaattaattataattattgaattattaaaaattaaatttttttaattataattatttttaaaattatatacataattATCGTGATTTACtgtcttataaattttttataccaataatatcaaaattaaatttttttatttgataaaaaaatgtcTATTTTCAAGAACAATTCTATGTAAAGAGAGCTATTTACAAATAAACTTTTATACgaatttaatgatatttttaagaatattaacgtcatcaaatataattaaattacataaatttatttgtatttaaaaaatcaaatattttagaaattaactATTAAGCCTcgataatgtaaaaaaaattactcatgTGTTCTATTAAATTACATCACAaagttattttattgtattaatttctaaaatatatcaatagaTTTCTATTAGCTTTTAAACCACCAAAAGAATGTTAAATTTGCATAGTTTTATCgggaatatttttttgtatagttttaattaacttaaatgaatatttaattctaatataatacatttttaataatagaagAATATTTGTTAcagtctaaattttaaaatataaataaagttcagttaaaaaaaaataatatattttatttaaataattgatatatttgatttaaaatttaaatcaaacgcatcaaatttattaactatttttgtttaggatggaaataataatttttcttgttACTTCATTTTTATagaagtattttaaaattattatacgtaataatataaaaattaatgttttatcaGAATGATAcatataaatgtaaaattagtCATAATACATGTCCAATAAACtctttttattatatgaaaaaaatatttttttcagattcaaatataagctaaaaacaaaatattcattaaattcaattataagtGAATGTCAATTAATCTACAacctttaatattattattctaaaAATGGTCTTAAATTAATACCATATGATgaataaatgtatatttatcttaataaatatgatgtaaatatttttgttaatttaataaacattaaaattagaattggtattttttcttttaaaattagaattggtatattttctttttagtgCAAAAGGAATTGACataatttttatactaaaaGTAAACAATTACGACATCCAGTAATAACTTTACGAACAAACAGCAGCTAGCACATGCATTACCGTCAATCTCAACGGCGACAAAATtctaaaccaaataaaaaatccaaaacTGTTAAAACGCCGTCTCCCCTCTTCGTTTTTTCGTACTAGATTCAAATATCTTCCGAACCTCAGCTTCGGAATCAAAACCTCGTTAAACACAACACTATAAATACGCACACCGAGAATCTCGCCCCTAACCACACTTCACTCGCTTCTATACTCTCTCCCCAAAACCGAAAGAGAAAATTATATCCATTTTTGTACTATTCCTAAGATTTAGGGTTTTCGAAGAAAAATGGCTGACGAATCGGAAAGCACTGTGACGGCGGCGAGTGGTGAAACTTTGATTGAAAAGATCACAGAGAAGCTTCACTTTCACGATTCCTCCGATTCAGGTTCAAGTTCCGATTCTGAGAAACCTGTTATTTCCTCTGTTAAGGATAAGGTTTTTCGCCTTTTTGGAAGGGAGAAGCCTGTTCATTCCTTCCTCGGTGGCGGAAAGCGTAtgaatctctctctctctctctatctatAACTATATCTATATATACTTGTGATTGTGGTAGAGATCTGtgaaaaagtaatattttgaattctacattttgatttattattagATGTGATTGaattttgtgtttggtttagaTCTTTTAAGGCATTTATGTATGAGATTGAATTGAAGATCTGTTAGTGTTCAATATTTACCACTGTTGAATCTAAGAGTGCTTTTGCTTGTGATAAATTTTTCTAGTTGTGCCCTTGATTAGCTTTTTCTAGTAGTTTATTGATTTATTGAATCGTATCTATGATCATGATTTATTTAAGATGTCTAAACTGTATAATTTGTGGAATAATTTGATTCTTACTTTTGCTGATTTGATTCTCAGTTTTCATTGGTCCATGAATCATGATTTATGTCTCTAGAAAAAGAgctgaaattttaatttattttcttgtacTATCTCTGTTTTTTCATACGAGTAATTGTGAATTGCAGCTGCTGATGTGTTCTTATGGAAAAACAAGAAGGTATCTGCTGGTGCACTTGGCGCAGCGACTGCTTTTTGGGTGTTTTTTGAGCTGCTTGAATACCACTTTCTTACTCTTGTATCTCACATTTTGATTCTGTTGCTTGCGCTATTGTTTTTGTGGTCTAATGCTCATACATTTATTCACAAGTAAGACTCTTTGGAACTTCTTGTGATCTATTGAATCAGGCACAATCTTGGGCTTCGAATAAGTACTTATCTAACCAATTGCATGTGATGTatattgaattatgttttgtAGGACTCCGCCTCACATTCCAGTAGTTCATCTTCCTGAGGAACCATTTCTGCAAATTGCATCTGCGTTGAGAATTGAAATCAACCGTGGATTTTCTGCCTTGCATAATATTGGTTCTGGAAGAGATTTGAAGAAATTCCTCATTGTATGTAACCTGCAAACTTCTTACTCCTTATACATGATCAATCACATTTTCATAAGTAATCTTCGAAACAATGGGTCTAAATGCATGGAAACTAAAATTACTTAATAATTTCCAAGATGTTGGCTTGCATTTTCGGTTCCTACTCTAGTGTTAGTACAGCTTTTGAGAAGAACTAAACTATTGCTGTCATGTCACTAACCTTTGCGAGGattttgttgttgatttattttaggtTATTGTCAGCTTGTGGATTCTCTCAATTGTGGGGAGCTGGTGCAATTTCTTGACCTTGTTCTACATAAGTAAGAACAATTCATATCAAACTGATGTTTGTAGATGATTTTTCCTTCCTATGAACTGATTTTTCACTGATTTGCTTATTCTTCATTTGCAGGTTTTGTTTTGTTGCACACGGTTCCTTTCTTGTATAATAAGTATGAGGATAAGATAGACCCTCTGGCCGAAAAGGCATTCATTGAGATTAAAAAGCAATATGCAGTGTTCGATGAAAAGGTCTTGAGTAAGATCCCAAAAGGTGTGTTGAAAGGCAAGTTAGCTTAGTGTTTAAGAATGTGTGCTCTCTCGATAGAACAAAACAGGGATCCACTTGGATGAATGTTTTTATACAGAGCCTCGTTTCTTTTGCCATATACCAATCCTTGTTTTGGATTGTTTCTAGGTGGGTATTGATACTCGGGAAGATgtagttttaaattttgcatATGTATTTTATTGGCTATTGGCTTCAGTGTTGGACATCTTGTATTCCTTTCTTAGCTGCTACTGTaagctaaaaatatttattatgttaaagtttttttattataatatttgggTTTTTCATCAGTTTCATGCTGCTAGAAATGTTCTGAAGTGCACTGATGATTCAATAAGCTAAATTAGATATGATTCGTGTTATTTTAAAGGCACTGGTCCATATATTAATGTTAGGCGAACTTTTTATGCCGTCCTTTATAGTTGTAGCTGATCAATACTTAcgtttttttcttaaaaaattaaatcgtTTTTATAACGTGCGCATCATTAACCTTTTTGTcaaactcttaaaaaaaatgttaactgaaatcACATGCTTATGTggcatttaaaattataaactcattttattttaaggaAATTTGCTATGTGACCACTTCAAACAATTTCATTTTCTACCCTTCATCCAAAATTCTAATCTAGAGTTTGACTGAAAATTGAGATCAGATCTTGAAACCGATACATTGAAAGAGAACCCTTTACTACTTATTCCttttcatttttgtatttttttggtGGTTGAAAAAGAAGTCTTTTTTCCACAATGGGGTGAATGAAGAAAAACATGGTTACTTGGTAAACAAGGTGTATTCTCAACAAGTTTACATTTTGGCAACAAAAACTAAAAGCTTGCCTTACAAACCCAAAACCCAGAAAATCCAAAATCAACCCCTTTTCTAAAGGGACATTTTCGTCGAAATGGAATGCCCAATTCCAACAGACCATGCCTTTTTATTTGGGATGAGAAAATTGTGCAGGGACATTGGCATGTCAAAAAGGGCCATATAAATTAGGGATTTGATCTTGTGAGAGATTTAAGCACCGTTAAATACAGAAAAAGGAGTATTTAAGGCTGTATAGTTTGGTGAAGGGAAGAAAATGAAGATACTTTTGTTTGATTCAGTTGAGGGGAGgatatgaatttaaaatattttatgtttggttTGATACAAAGAGGAGAAAAATTTTAATAGAAAGAAAGTGTAAAATagcatttattttatttttcccttttaatttttaaggttgcattaaatcaaatatcattttaagtaaATATTATCTCTCCTCAAAACCCTTCCACTTTTGGAGGAGCGCTAAAAGTGGCTTATGGGTGATTTTACTTCCCTCATCTCTCTTCCAAATAATTAAACCAAActacatttaaaataatatctcCCCTCTTCTCTATTCCTCTCTAGCCAAACACAACCTTAGGATTATAAATGATCCTTCATTTtgaatagaaaaagaaaacaaaagtcATTTTTTAGTTGAACTTGCCATGTTGGCACCATTTACTCCACATCCTCGTTGTAACGGCCACATAGGTCATTTTTTTAacggaaacaaaaaaaaaaaacgtgtCTTGGAAATTATGACAGTTAaaagacattaaaaaaaaacataaacgaCTAATCTATTACAATAAAATGTCTTTCAAATGTTGAGTGACAATATTTAGccttattcattttatttaataactattgaTAGAGATATCTCACTAAAAATttggataaaattaaaatttcataattattaaatattaaaatcactttttattttttataatccaACAAACCAGCAATCAAAGAGCTTGGAGAAAAGATTGAAGACTCTACGAATTgatataaaaatcacatttagtTTGATTTTCTTGTATATTGTTTATGATACCCTCATCATATTTAAAACTCGTTTGAAATAATGTGGCTTAAATGAATTCAATATGGGTGAAGGACGTTTGATGTAACTTTCTGATTAATAGATCCTAAAACTGCATAGAACATAGATATCAATATGGGAGTAAGGACAACAAAGCAACAGTTACACCTCAAAGGAttgagtgaaagaaaaaaatcaaaaccaaaactacattaatcacttttttttacGCAATCTATCTCTAGAACATAAGTGAATGTTAACAAGTTATTTTGAAGTTTATTTTCATAAGTTGTTTTAGGTAGCTTATTTTGGTCTATGCATAATCTACCTTCCCTTTTTTTTGTGTACTCAACCTTCATTCACTTCATTATTGTTGAAAATAATTTGTACATAAAAccgttttattttttcaatgcTTTCTAAACCCTGTGAGAAGGTTTTCTAGGCTCGAGCCCTTTCCATAAGCGGTCAGAGGATTGGGGCTCACGGGGTTCCAACCTTGGTCATCATTGGTTTGGCTGTCAAGGCTATCCTAAATGTCAATGAGGGCTCTCCACGACTCCATCCTCATGAAGCTGTGATATCCACAACTCGGATTTGTTTACTTATACTGTCCATTTGGGGGAGGATTCGACCAGTTGATATGCATTTTAATCAAGCCATAAATTCAAATGATTTCtcaatatttcaaaatcactaactaattaattaacagTGATGTGGAGATATGCATCAAATCAATAACTACATGGAGTTAGTTATTGTTATAACTGAATTTGACAATTTGGTTATGACAACGTATTATAGAGTTAGTTAAGCTAATTTGTTTTAGCATACtatatataattgtaaaatGCACTTGTGGATGTGTGATGAGATATAGAGGCATGTGCAATTAGATTCATAGAAACTCAGAAACAGAGATCAAGGGAGAGAGAAGAGAATGAGCGAAAAGGCTAGTATTGTTGTGTTCTCAATAGTGATAGATACTAGGAGATCAATCTTAAAGAGACCTTAATCttgtaaatttaaatattcataGTGAATACTATATTGATTGCCAGTGACGTAGATATCAATTACCTGAGGCTGAAAAAGGTAAATCTTAGTGTTATTCTTCCTTTATCTTTCTTCATTTGAGTTTTACTTTGTTTTCGAAAACTGTTTTCAAAACTGCAGAAAGGAGAACGTTCGTTCTCAGTTTTCTGCATTTTTTAGCAAACGTTTCCGTTTTCTGTGTTTTCAGTTTTGGTCAAGAAGTTTTCCGTTTTCTGCTAAAatgaagaacattctccgttttaaTTTCTGGTTTTGTAATTGTTTCTGTTGTGTTGGTTAACTCTTGTTGCAGatcccaatattgttttaacaagTGAAGGAAGATCGAATGTGTAAACTAATATTTAGAGTAAGGTACCAATACAGTGTGATACGGACATAGATATTTGAGTTCCTTAGGGAAAGTTGAACTATTGCATATGCTTTTTGAAGAGCTGTCTATGATTTCACTTGAGAAATTGAGGCTCGCTTTTGCAATGAACTATTTTAATCTATCTCTCCTAATTCGTAGGTTGACGTGAGTTAGAATTCGATTGAGTCTTGTCAACCCTAGCACTAACCTCTTGTGACACTAAAGATTGAAGAGAGCCCCAACCCCTCGCTCCTCTTCCATCGCCAATGTCTACACAGTAATGAGTAACGAAGGTAGAGATCAACAGCTTTAGAACTGTTGATTCTGACAACAGTGATGCTTCCTCATTGTTCGTTGACCATGCCAACTGCAAAGAGATAATCTCTTCCTTCTCTACTTTAAGATATGATGAATCTAGATTATGTGTGTGGTTGGATTGAATTTGCTGGTCTCAAAAATATCTTTGACTTTATTTGGAACAATGTACATATCAATAAAAACTATTACTTTCCATATCAATGGATGTACTTGGTCGAAATTCATAGCAAAAACCAATGTTTCTATGTAGGAGCTGGGTCAATTATATATCAATGAGCATTGGGTAATTTTTTATGccctttttatataatttttataatcaatACCATAAGATTGGAATAAATGATGAATGCCCAAATACAACATCgtatcaaataaatatgcatGCAGCATTACAGAATAGGGAATAAATTATAGCTGCTAACTGGTTTAAGTATAATATTGAAGAGATAATGATATTATTTGACATCTACAACAGGATTTTTTTCCCAATATTATATACGTGAATGCACACAGAATGACATATAACGTAGGCAGTGGAAACAAAAGACTTTTGGAAGTACCCCCTGCCTCCCCCTATTGTGAAAAGAACTCTCATCTCATCGTTGAATGAAAAAGGAATAATAAAACAAGATCGCATGCCTACAATTTAACaaacaattatatttatatatacctTAGATTAATTGTGTCTATTCAGTATCTCGGAAGCTGGTTTGAACCAGTAGTTTTGGCATCAGATGGTGTAAGAGGAACTGTTGAGAACTCGGAACCAAAATTTTCAGGACGCTGAAAATAGCTAGGAGGGAGAGGACTAATGTTTTGACTAGTTGAATTTATTGGAAAAGCAGATGCAAACCTCTGATTGGAAAGTGGGGGAACAGATGCAAACCTTTGATTGGGAAGTGGGGGAATAGCAGAAATAGTATTTGGACTTTTATCATGTGGAATTTCAGTGGGTGTAGTACCTGTATTTCCTGATGATTCTCCCTTCTCTCTTTCTTCTGTTTCTTTGAGAAGAAAGTCAACCCACATATCTGCAAAGGACTGCAAAGgaaaaataacttaattaaatataaattcacGATTACAAAACTTCATATCAAAGTTCAAGAGTTGAGTGCAgtattttccaaaaatataaatattttggtttattaaaTCTAGGTAGAACTTGTGTAGCATCCTCTGGCATA contains:
- the LOC101504556 gene encoding reticulon-like protein B5; its protein translation is MADESESTVTAASGETLIEKITEKLHFHDSSDSGSSSDSEKPVISSVKDKVFRLFGREKPVHSFLGGGKPADVFLWKNKKVSAGALGAATAFWVFFELLEYHFLTLVSHILILLLALLFLWSNAHTFIHKTPPHIPVVHLPEEPFLQIASALRIEINRGFSALHNIGSGRDLKKFLIVIVSLWILSIVGSWCNFLTLFYISFVLLHTVPFLYNKYEDKIDPLAEKAFIEIKKQYAVFDEKVLSKIPKGVLKGKLA
- the LOC101504868 gene encoding uncharacterized protein gives rise to the protein MFMMLGQVLDLMVRMLGFSDEDKQRIGVAQQGASTGVVRGVLRLPGRLVGGILGGSLTEAAANAGSDNQSFADMWVDFLLKETEEREKGESSGNTGTTPTEIPHDKSPNTISAIPPLPNQRFASVPPLSNQRFASAFPINSTSQNISPLPPSYFQRPENFGSEFSTVPLTPSDAKTTGSNQLPRY